The following are from one region of the Methylophilus sp. DW102 genome:
- a CDS encoding DUF2721 domain-containing protein: MIEIHSVSEAIRDAVAPVFLLTGIGSILGVLIGRLGRSIDRARFLTDTPEEKRERFKDELKIIVRRTKWLRRAIGLATFAALCICVSIASMFISVETGLRLPHLVMVSFIISMASLILGLLCFLREIVLASREVIVPYQQLEKPARKQAGKP, encoded by the coding sequence ATGATAGAAATCCACAGTGTGTCGGAAGCGATCCGCGATGCGGTGGCGCCCGTGTTTTTGCTCACTGGCATCGGGTCGATTCTCGGCGTGTTAATTGGCCGCCTGGGCCGCTCGATTGACCGTGCCAGGTTTTTAACCGATACGCCGGAGGAGAAGCGTGAGCGGTTCAAGGATGAGCTCAAGATTATTGTCAGGCGCACCAAATGGCTACGCCGGGCGATTGGCCTGGCCACGTTTGCCGCCTTGTGTATTTGTGTCTCCATCGCCAGCATGTTTATTTCGGTGGAAACCGGCTTGCGCTTGCCGCACCTGGTGATGGTCTCGTTTATTATCTCGATGGCGTCACTGATATTGGGACTGCTGTGTTTCTTGCGCGAGATTGTGCTTGCCTCACGCGAAGTGATCGTGCCGTATCAGCAATTGGAAAAACCGGCGCGCAAGCAGGCGGGCAAGCCCTAG
- a CDS encoding chemotaxis protein CheW, with the protein MHPQPLTEELASHFKKVNDFRSHIYQLQNAWDSLALMAQLSGTGSEMEETRTAFNKISNAVLRHLSEETLHKTAAQLTSKAFEVINLLIRNLFERTADIGFFATDDDVRGYLEKHAAGAITAHEQSRITHRFQEYQKKYTVYENIALFDMAGNLLHQLDASQQTLVDQHAIFKLAAQSSAPYVEYFYETEINGKPYQSLMYAHEVRSSDGLRSLGVLCLCFKFVNELQTIFQNLISGSDWTIGILLDEHRQVIASSDPHQIPIGITLCADTEKDWFVARFAGREYLCVTKQAENYQGYSGPGWLGQAMIPLEYAFNQSMQGMISNIDAEILRKVMRSPLIFSESLLNIPKQAANIQSKLNQSVWNGNIWQSNYVNTQQKNFSKSLLSEISNTGHKTQQIIENMVTELYQTVVSVMLENSSFYAQLAVEIMDRNLYERANDVRWWALTHVFRECLGNAQLSAQDKNQISSILRYINGLYTVYDNLIVFDRQGTVIAVSNDRYDDLIGSQLSEEWVGRTRSCSSSQDYVVSQFEPTPLYNHQATYIFAAPIRHLDGNSIVGGIGIVFDSKPQFQAMLRDVIPRDKTDTPVSGSFTLFVNEQLKVISSTHADFATGDDFALMPEISNLNEGQRLFDIAIYQQTYYAVGVHAAYGYREFKGAEDNYRNKVFALIFTPLGNVNEINQRITAESQIIHNKFNPNLFLQNAEDSQEYATFYVGNSWLGIEARFVREAIDEVQLRTLPESAPFIAGMHPYGDQVIPIIDLARMLGHAHYFTDYRQIVVIEDKAAALKFGVFVSALGEIPYLAPNQIQPMNTFFKGISNNPGIAIANLAQQSMLTLINAQSLWEKVTLSQQRQAEQALF; encoded by the coding sequence ATGCACCCACAACCTTTGACTGAAGAGCTCGCCAGCCATTTTAAAAAGGTCAACGATTTCCGTTCACACATCTACCAGCTACAAAATGCCTGGGACAGTCTTGCGCTGATGGCGCAACTGTCCGGCACCGGCTCCGAAATGGAAGAAACACGCACGGCATTCAACAAAATCTCGAATGCCGTGTTACGCCACCTGTCAGAAGAAACCTTGCACAAAACGGCGGCACAGCTGACATCCAAGGCATTTGAGGTCATTAACCTGCTGATCCGCAACCTGTTTGAACGCACGGCGGATATCGGCTTTTTTGCCACCGACGATGATGTCAGGGGTTACCTTGAAAAACATGCGGCAGGCGCAATCACGGCGCATGAGCAATCGCGTATCACGCACCGTTTTCAGGAATATCAAAAGAAATATACCGTCTACGAAAATATTGCCCTTTTTGATATGGCGGGCAACTTGCTGCATCAGCTGGATGCCTCCCAGCAGACGCTGGTAGACCAACACGCAATTTTCAAGCTGGCAGCACAATCCAGCGCGCCGTATGTCGAGTATTTTTATGAAACTGAAATCAACGGCAAACCTTACCAATCCCTGATGTATGCGCATGAAGTGCGCAGCAGTGATGGCCTGCGGTCTTTAGGCGTCCTGTGCTTGTGCTTCAAGTTTGTGAACGAACTGCAAACCATTTTTCAAAACCTGATTTCTGGCTCGGACTGGACCATAGGCATCCTGCTGGATGAGCATCGTCAAGTGATTGCCTCTAGCGATCCGCATCAAATCCCCATTGGCATCACCCTCTGTGCAGACACGGAGAAGGACTGGTTTGTGGCGCGATTTGCGGGCCGTGAATACCTGTGTGTCACCAAGCAGGCCGAGAATTATCAAGGCTACTCAGGGCCAGGCTGGCTGGGACAAGCCATGATTCCGCTTGAGTATGCATTCAACCAGAGCATGCAGGGCATGATCAGCAATATTGATGCGGAAATCTTGCGCAAGGTGATGCGCAGCCCGCTGATTTTTTCTGAAAGCCTGCTGAATATTCCAAAACAGGCGGCCAACATCCAGAGCAAGCTGAACCAGTCGGTGTGGAACGGCAATATCTGGCAGAGCAACTACGTCAACACCCAGCAAAAGAACTTCTCCAAAAGCCTGCTCTCGGAGATCAGCAATACCGGACATAAGACCCAGCAAATTATTGAGAACATGGTGACTGAGCTTTACCAGACCGTGGTCTCGGTGATGCTCGAAAACTCCAGTTTTTATGCGCAGCTGGCGGTAGAGATCATGGACCGCAACCTGTACGAGCGGGCGAATGACGTCCGTTGGTGGGCGCTCACCCACGTCTTCAGAGAGTGCCTGGGTAATGCCCAGCTCTCTGCACAGGATAAAAACCAGATCAGCTCAATTCTGCGCTACATCAATGGCTTGTATACCGTTTACGACAACCTGATCGTCTTTGACCGGCAAGGCACGGTGATTGCCGTCTCTAATGACCGCTACGATGATCTGATTGGTAGCCAGCTGAGCGAGGAATGGGTTGGCCGTACCCGCAGTTGCAGCTCCAGCCAGGATTACGTGGTGTCGCAATTTGAACCTACCCCTTTGTACAACCATCAAGCCACCTATATCTTCGCAGCACCGATCCGGCATTTGGATGGCAACAGTATTGTCGGTGGCATAGGCATTGTGTTTGACAGCAAACCGCAATTCCAGGCCATGCTTCGTGATGTGATTCCACGCGACAAAACCGATACCCCGGTCAGCGGCAGCTTTACGCTGTTTGTCAACGAACAGCTCAAGGTGATCTCCAGCACGCATGCAGACTTTGCCACCGGCGATGACTTTGCGTTGATGCCGGAAATCAGCAATCTCAATGAAGGCCAGCGACTGTTTGATATTGCCATCTACCAGCAGACTTATTATGCGGTAGGCGTGCATGCGGCATACGGCTACCGTGAATTCAAGGGGGCAGAAGACAACTACCGGAATAAAGTCTTTGCCTTGATTTTTACCCCGCTTGGCAATGTCAACGAAATCAACCAGCGCATCACGGCAGAGTCGCAGATCATTCACAACAAATTTAACCCCAACCTGTTCCTGCAAAATGCTGAAGACAGCCAGGAGTACGCAACCTTTTATGTCGGCAACAGCTGGCTAGGCATAGAGGCCCGCTTTGTCCGCGAAGCGATTGACGAAGTGCAGTTACGCACCCTGCCAGAGTCGGCGCCCTTTATTGCGGGCATGCACCCTTATGGCGATCAGGTCATCCCTATTATTGACCTGGCGCGCATGCTGGGTCACGCTCACTACTTTACCGATTACCGGCAGATTGTGGTGATTGAAGACAAGGCAGCCGCCCTCAAATTCGGGGTCTTTGTCTCGGCGCTGGGCGAGATTCCTTACCTTGCCCCCAACCAGATTCAGCCCATGAATACTTTTTTCAAGGGGATTAGCAACAACCCCGGCATTGCCATTGCCAATCTCGCCCAGCAAAGCATGCTCACGCTGATCAATGCCCAGAGCCTGTGGGAAAAAGTGACGTTGAGCCAGCAAAGACAAGCAGAACAGGCGCTGTTCTGA
- a CDS encoding EAL domain-containing protein, translating into MNGDIHWGMMQTQIMDSLLAAQQQRLLDTLLDNLDGMIYRCLYDDQWTMIYVSKGCETLTGYPAQDLILNKVKSYERITHTEDRAQARKIIHEAVSRKQRFALEYRIVRADGEISWVAERGSGVFDPEGKPVALEGIIQDITERKRIEQALYSTEQKYRSMFENSTLGMFQTTESGTYLNANLALAKLYGYASPAELISDLNNISTQLYVEDSRRHDFTEAIRLQGRVQNFESQVYRLNGETIWISENAHAVYDAQGSILYYEGTVEDITDRKNYELQIRQLAVTDNLTGLLNRHAFSGKLASLIAEADKFHYKIAIAFIDLDHFKLINDTLGHRAGDKLLENVAQRLIQSTRPTDAIVRFGGDEFVMLYPGLRSAEDAQPLLSRVMEAISQPIAIGDYVFNMTCSVGVSIYPDHAQDIDTLLTCADSALYSAKNAGKNKVQMFSGSLAQQLGERNEIEYGLGHALQRQELMLYYQPQINMQHGNISALEALIRWQHPERGLIPPDQFIPVAEETGHIFAIGEWVLQTACKKIKAMQTEWGYLVPIAVNVSPIQFLRGNLVETVQRVLRQERVPPHLITLEVTENARFKDEAMFTRTLEQLKRLGVCIAIDDFGIGYSNMAYLKNYPIDELKIDKAFVQDLEQSVTNGNILLALINLGKSLHKSVTAEGIENEYQHRFLLHSGCDVGQGYYYSKPLSDEALAEFMREQRPKFDHLQVSR; encoded by the coding sequence ATGAATGGCGACATCCACTGGGGCATGATGCAAACGCAAATAATGGACTCTTTACTGGCGGCGCAACAGCAAAGGCTACTGGATACGCTGCTCGATAATCTGGACGGCATGATTTACCGTTGCCTGTATGACGATCAATGGACCATGATTTATGTCAGCAAAGGCTGCGAGACACTGACCGGCTATCCAGCGCAAGATTTGATCCTGAACAAGGTCAAGTCCTACGAACGGATCACGCACACTGAAGACCGTGCACAGGCGCGCAAAATCATTCATGAAGCGGTCAGTCGCAAACAACGGTTTGCACTTGAATACCGCATTGTGCGTGCCGATGGCGAAATCAGCTGGGTGGCCGAACGCGGCAGTGGCGTCTTTGATCCCGAGGGCAAACCCGTCGCCCTTGAAGGCATTATTCAAGACATCACTGAACGCAAACGCATTGAGCAGGCGCTCTACAGCACCGAGCAAAAATACCGCTCCATGTTTGAGAACTCGACGCTAGGCATGTTCCAAACCACAGAGTCTGGCACCTACCTGAATGCCAACCTGGCGCTGGCCAAGCTCTATGGCTATGCCTCGCCGGCGGAGCTGATCAGCGACCTCAACAATATCAGCACGCAACTGTATGTAGAAGACAGCCGCCGTCACGACTTTACCGAAGCCATCCGCCTGCAGGGGCGTGTGCAGAATTTTGAGTCGCAAGTCTACCGGCTGAATGGCGAAACCATCTGGATCTCGGAAAACGCGCATGCCGTCTATGATGCACAAGGCAGTATTCTTTACTACGAGGGCACGGTCGAAGACATCACCGACCGTAAAAACTATGAGTTGCAAATCCGCCAACTGGCGGTGACAGACAACCTGACCGGGTTGTTAAACCGCCATGCCTTCAGTGGCAAACTGGCCAGCCTGATTGCGGAAGCCGACAAGTTTCACTACAAAATAGCGATTGCCTTTATTGACCTCGACCATTTCAAACTCATTAACGACACGCTGGGCCACCGTGCCGGTGACAAGCTGCTGGAGAACGTCGCGCAACGGCTGATTCAGAGTACACGCCCAACGGATGCCATTGTGCGGTTTGGCGGCGATGAGTTTGTCATGCTCTACCCCGGCCTGCGCTCGGCAGAAGATGCCCAACCCTTACTGTCACGCGTGATGGAAGCCATTTCGCAACCGATTGCCATTGGCGACTATGTGTTTAACATGACTTGTAGCGTTGGCGTCAGCATCTACCCGGACCATGCCCAAGACATTGATACCTTGCTGACGTGCGCCGACTCTGCACTGTATAGCGCTAAAAATGCCGGTAAAAATAAAGTGCAAATGTTTAGTGGCTCCCTGGCACAGCAACTGGGCGAACGTAACGAAATTGAATATGGCCTCGGACACGCCCTGCAACGGCAAGAACTCATGCTGTATTACCAGCCGCAAATCAATATGCAGCACGGCAATATCAGCGCCCTGGAAGCCCTGATCCGCTGGCAGCACCCGGAGCGCGGCCTGATCCCGCCTGACCAGTTTATTCCGGTGGCCGAAGAAACCGGCCATATTTTTGCCATTGGTGAGTGGGTCTTGCAGACTGCCTGCAAGAAAATCAAAGCCATGCAAACCGAATGGGGCTATCTGGTGCCGATTGCGGTCAACGTCTCGCCTATCCAGTTTTTGCGCGGCAACCTGGTGGAGACGGTGCAGCGGGTCTTACGGCAGGAACGCGTCCCGCCACACTTGATTACGCTGGAAGTGACCGAGAATGCGCGCTTTAAGGATGAAGCCATGTTTACGCGGACACTGGAGCAACTCAAACGCCTGGGCGTTTGTATTGCCATTGATGACTTCGGCATCGGCTACTCCAATATGGCCTATCTGAAAAACTATCCGATTGACGAACTCAAGATTGACAAAGCGTTTGTGCAGGACCTGGAACAAAGCGTGACCAATGGCAATATCCTGCTGGCATTGATCAATCTGGGTAAAAGCTTGCATAAATCAGTGACCGCAGAAGGCATAGAAAACGAGTATCAGCACCGCTTTTTATTGCACAGCGGCTGCGATGTCGGCCAGGGCTATTATTACAGCAAGCCCTTGTCGGATGAAGCGCTGGCAGAGTTCATGCGCGAGCAACGGCCCAAGTTTGACCATTTGCAGGTGAGCCGCTAG
- the sbmA gene encoding peptide antibiotic transporter SbmA has translation MFKSFFPDSRWFWPSVILWAMVCCGVWFEYSSAIGTALGLSMVEKEPVIGLGHFVTDPFKLFYLYYLVSVAIFALMWFKLKPSRWQWWSIVGSAFILFSTYYSVQVSVALNNWRRPFFDAVQAALSPNSKVTTAQLYILMLQFAEIAFVAIFIYVLTRFFVSHYIFRWRTAMNDFYTHQWPQVRNIEGASQRVQEDTMRFATIMEGLGVSMVEAVMTLFAFLPVLWSLSAYVSELPVFGAVPAPLFTAAIAWSVFGTFLLAAVGIKLPGLEFRNQRVEAAYRKELVYGEDDPARAQPETLKALFLDVRKNYFRLYFHYMYFNVARSLYLQADNIFAYLILVPTIAAGKITFGILQQILTAFSQVSNSFQYLVNSWTTIVELLSVYKRLTAFEAAIKHEALPEIERSNA, from the coding sequence ATGTTCAAATCCTTTTTTCCCGACTCCCGCTGGTTCTGGCCGTCTGTCATTCTGTGGGCAATGGTCTGTTGCGGCGTATGGTTCGAGTATTCCTCTGCCATTGGTACCGCATTGGGTTTATCCATGGTGGAGAAGGAGCCGGTGATTGGACTCGGGCATTTTGTCACTGACCCGTTCAAGCTGTTTTATCTGTACTACCTGGTGAGCGTCGCGATTTTTGCGCTGATGTGGTTCAAGCTTAAACCTAGCCGCTGGCAGTGGTGGTCGATTGTCGGTAGCGCCTTTATTTTGTTCTCGACCTATTATTCTGTGCAGGTATCGGTAGCGCTCAATAACTGGCGCCGGCCTTTCTTTGATGCGGTGCAAGCGGCGCTTTCGCCCAACTCCAAGGTCACGACCGCGCAGTTGTATATCCTCATGTTGCAGTTTGCCGAAATCGCGTTCGTGGCCATTTTTATTTATGTCCTGACTCGCTTTTTTGTCAGCCACTATATTTTCCGCTGGCGTACGGCGATGAACGATTTTTATACCCACCAGTGGCCGCAGGTGCGCAACATTGAAGGGGCATCGCAACGGGTACAGGAAGACACTATGCGCTTTGCGACCATCATGGAGGGTCTGGGCGTGTCTATGGTGGAGGCGGTGATGACCTTGTTTGCGTTTTTGCCGGTGTTGTGGAGCTTGTCTGCGTATGTAAGTGAGCTGCCCGTGTTTGGGGCGGTGCCTGCGCCGCTGTTCACGGCGGCAATTGCCTGGTCTGTGTTCGGTACCTTTTTGTTGGCTGCGGTCGGGATTAAGTTGCCAGGCCTGGAATTCAGAAACCAGCGGGTAGAAGCCGCGTATCGTAAAGAGCTGGTGTATGGCGAAGATGACCCGGCACGCGCGCAACCTGAGACGCTAAAAGCCTTGTTTCTGGATGTGCGTAAAAACTACTTCCGCTTGTATTTTCACTATATGTATTTCAATGTCGCGCGCAGCCTTTATTTGCAGGCGGATAATATCTTTGCCTACTTGATTCTGGTGCCTACCATTGCTGCGGGTAAAATCACGTTTGGTATTTTGCAGCAGATTCTGACGGCGTTCTCACAAGTGAGTAACTCGTTTCAATATCTGGTCAACTCCTGGACCACCATTGTCGAGCTGCTGTCGGTTTACAAACGGTTGACCGCATTTGAAGCCGCCATTAAACACGAGGCCCTGCCTGAAATCGAACGCAGCAACGCTTAG
- a CDS encoding trypsin-like peptidase domain-containing protein: MKSILLTSLLLLTNVLNAQPSIVDTLELGHSIVMVTTDLPDGSNGRGSGVVVSPEYVATNCHVIANSKGVNIAKFRDGYQPIGLKANWKRDVCLLKFDPLPFKPIPMRDSQSLQYEEEVFSMSFPAGAPVPQLSYGAIKGIYPFDGSLIVRSNASFYMGSSGGALFDQHYNLIGLTTFKSPGQPAFYYSLPVEWIKELMAAPETTSLKTNDVPFWALPLEQRPYFMQVVIPYHNADWRDLKTIAGQWTGQEPASADAWYFLGLAEEGLQHYVQAEQDLKKAYDLNQRDVDAMLALSRVAFVQKDLATLESIQPAIQAIDPEQGEKVTQQIQTLKQASP, encoded by the coding sequence ATGAAGTCAATCTTGCTCACCAGCTTGCTTTTGCTGACCAATGTTTTAAATGCTCAGCCCAGTATTGTTGATACGCTGGAACTCGGACACTCGATTGTCATGGTGACCACCGATTTGCCGGATGGCTCAAACGGCAGGGGCTCTGGTGTCGTGGTCAGCCCCGAATACGTGGCGACCAACTGTCATGTGATTGCCAATAGCAAAGGTGTGAATATCGCCAAATTTAGAGATGGTTATCAGCCGATAGGCCTGAAAGCCAACTGGAAGCGCGATGTCTGCCTGCTCAAGTTTGACCCGCTGCCATTCAAACCCATCCCCATGCGAGACAGTCAAAGCCTGCAATATGAAGAAGAAGTCTTTAGCATGAGTTTTCCAGCCGGTGCGCCAGTGCCCCAGCTGTCTTATGGCGCGATCAAGGGCATTTATCCGTTTGATGGCAGCCTGATTGTGCGCTCGAACGCCTCTTTTTACATGGGCTCTAGCGGCGGCGCCTTGTTTGACCAGCACTACAACCTGATCGGCCTGACCACGTTCAAAAGCCCGGGCCAACCAGCGTTTTATTACAGCCTGCCAGTCGAGTGGATCAAGGAGCTGATGGCGGCGCCTGAAACCACGTCACTCAAAACCAATGATGTCCCTTTCTGGGCGTTGCCGCTGGAACAACGGCCTTATTTCATGCAGGTGGTAATTCCCTACCACAATGCAGACTGGCGTGATTTGAAAACCATTGCCGGACAATGGACGGGCCAAGAACCGGCTTCTGCCGATGCCTGGTATTTTTTGGGGCTGGCGGAAGAAGGCTTGCAGCATTATGTGCAGGCAGAGCAGGACCTGAAAAAAGCCTATGACCTTAACCAGCGCGATGTTGATGCCATGCTTGCGCTGTCCAGAGTCGCTTTTGTGCAAAAAGATCTGGCGACATTAGAGTCTATCCAGCCAGCGATTCAGGCGATAGACCCGGAACAAGGCGAAAAAGTCACGCAACAAATCCAGACCTTAAAGCAAGCCAGTCCCTGA
- a CDS encoding DUF3429 domain-containing protein: MRPIHIQLAKTLTFMGALPFAGAVVAQMQGMAHYHTGYLALTYGAVIISFLCGIHWGLFLNHAQDTRLNLLVTSNLLALLAWATLFFVVPVTQYLVQIAAFIVLWLIDRKLVAEGLIERWFYQLRTQITLLVTLCLCAMLVLQF, translated from the coding sequence ATGCGACCTATACATATTCAGCTGGCTAAAACATTGACCTTTATGGGCGCGCTGCCTTTTGCGGGCGCCGTGGTGGCGCAAATGCAGGGGATGGCGCATTATCATACCGGCTATCTGGCGCTGACCTATGGCGCCGTTATTATCTCTTTTTTATGTGGGATACACTGGGGCTTGTTTTTGAACCATGCCCAAGACACCCGCCTGAATTTGCTGGTCACCAGCAATTTGCTGGCCCTACTTGCCTGGGCTACCCTGTTTTTTGTGGTGCCGGTCACCCAATATCTGGTGCAGATCGCCGCCTTTATCGTTTTATGGCTGATAGACCGCAAGCTGGTGGCTGAGGGGCTGATTGAACGCTGGTTTTACCAGTTGCGCACACAAATCACGCTGCTGGTGACACTGTGTTTGTGCGCGATGCTGGTGTTGCAGTTTTAA
- a CDS encoding MipA/OmpV family protein: MNFHHALPVVGTCMAITFFSPLTSAESRIDRQTETAVPRAQNLYGIGVGVLPKTSGSDEYRALVLPIINANYGDRFFINALQAGAWLVDSEDKRLRFGLSAEAKFGWDASKGDRTRGMDDRDFSIFVGPLLRWQTDYGTLNAQWTTDASGNSNGQQFQVQYIKSLLRSPNLRLNGLVGATWNSQKFNNYYFGVRNNEVNASRPFYRAGSGVEWQAGINGMMPVMTNHSLLFGAFITRLSDEQYDSPITETRIQPMAYVGYSIPF, from the coding sequence ATGAACTTTCATCACGCATTGCCCGTGGTTGGCACTTGTATGGCCATCACCTTCTTCAGTCCGCTTACGTCTGCCGAATCCCGCATAGACCGGCAAACAGAAACTGCCGTGCCCAGAGCACAAAACCTGTATGGGATTGGCGTTGGCGTCCTGCCAAAGACCTCTGGCTCTGATGAATACCGCGCGCTGGTGTTGCCGATTATTAACGCGAATTATGGCGACCGTTTTTTTATCAATGCCCTGCAAGCGGGCGCCTGGTTAGTGGATAGCGAGGATAAACGCTTACGCTTTGGCCTGTCTGCCGAGGCCAAGTTTGGCTGGGATGCCAGCAAGGGCGACCGTACGCGCGGCATGGATGACCGCGACTTTTCGATTTTTGTTGGGCCGCTACTCCGCTGGCAAACAGACTATGGCACATTGAATGCGCAATGGACCACGGATGCCAGTGGCAACAGTAACGGCCAGCAGTTTCAGGTGCAATACATCAAGAGCCTGTTACGGTCGCCAAACTTACGCCTGAACGGCCTGGTGGGGGCGACCTGGAACAGCCAGAAATTCAACAATTATTACTTTGGGGTGCGCAACAATGAAGTCAACGCCAGTCGGCCGTTTTACCGCGCGGGATCCGGCGTTGAATGGCAGGCAGGCATCAATGGCATGATGCCTGTGATGACGAATCACTCACTGCTTTTTGGTGCATTCATCACCCGACTCAGTGATGAACAATACGACAGCCCGATCACAGAAACACGCATACAACCCATGGCTTACGTCGGCTATAGCATCCCGTTTTAA
- a CDS encoding PHB depolymerase family esterase translates to MSWFRRLMVYLLCSVTCLPALCRANLASGDYAFEVNVGGETREYLVHVPKQVGAGQALPMVLVLHGGMGNMQVQATERFYHQISAAEKHGYIAVFPNGYSRLPGGKFATWNAGNCCGPALKKQSDDVGVIRAMIQATQQKTAIDANRIFVDGMSNGGMMSYRLACELSDTISAIAAVAGTDNTRQCLPSKPVAILHIHAKDDDHVPFNGGPGEKSMTDVSFNSVPATIQKWVKLNQANPQAERILEVSGAYCEVHRGGLAPVQLCVTDSGGHAWPGGSKPRGGEAGSTAIDANDVVWAFFNANGRH, encoded by the coding sequence ATGTCCTGGTTTCGGCGCTTGATGGTGTATTTGCTGTGCAGTGTAACCTGTTTGCCCGCCCTGTGCCGGGCAAATCTCGCCTCTGGCGATTATGCCTTTGAGGTCAATGTTGGTGGTGAGACGCGCGAGTATCTCGTGCATGTGCCCAAGCAGGTCGGCGCAGGCCAGGCCTTGCCCATGGTGCTGGTGCTGCATGGCGGGATGGGCAATATGCAGGTGCAGGCCACCGAACGGTTTTATCACCAGATTTCTGCGGCCGAAAAACATGGCTATATTGCCGTGTTTCCTAATGGCTACAGCCGGTTGCCGGGCGGCAAGTTCGCCACCTGGAATGCCGGTAACTGTTGTGGTCCCGCGCTCAAAAAACAAAGCGATGATGTGGGTGTGATTCGGGCCATGATTCAAGCCACGCAGCAAAAGACAGCCATTGATGCCAACCGCATTTTTGTCGATGGCATGTCCAATGGTGGCATGATGTCTTATCGGCTGGCCTGCGAGTTGTCAGACACCATCAGTGCGATTGCGGCTGTCGCCGGGACAGACAATACCAGGCAATGTCTGCCCAGCAAACCGGTGGCGATTTTGCATATTCACGCCAAAGACGATGACCATGTCCCATTCAATGGTGGTCCGGGCGAGAAATCCATGACAGATGTCAGTTTTAATTCGGTGCCTGCCACTATACAGAAATGGGTAAAGCTCAACCAGGCCAATCCACAGGCGGAGCGTATCCTTGAAGTCAGCGGTGCCTATTGTGAGGTGCATCGTGGCGGGTTGGCGCCCGTGCAGCTTTGTGTCACCGACAGTGGCGGACATGCCTGGCCAGGGGGCAGCAAACCCCGTGGTGGGGAGGCTGGATCAACGGCGATTGACGCCAACGATGTGGTCTGGGCCTTTTTCAATGCCAATGGCCGCCATTAA
- a CDS encoding nucleotidyltransferase family protein — protein MHTPLPSDAPPVGLLLAAGFSRRFGAQNKLLQPLPNGECMAVVAARSLITALPHSVAVIRANVPELSAALKALGLIVVECGEQEQVMADSLKLGLNTVLTAFPQYAGVVIALADMPFIQPQTIQHVANALAQHPLVQPVMAGKPGHPVGFSRALIPELLRVEGDQGAREVVRAHQAQSIHIACEDPGIFRDIDTPADLK, from the coding sequence ATGCATACGCCCCTTCCCTCTGACGCCCCCCCTGTAGGTCTGCTGTTAGCCGCTGGCTTCTCCCGCCGGTTTGGTGCGCAAAACAAACTCTTACAGCCCTTGCCTAATGGTGAGTGCATGGCAGTAGTGGCCGCCCGCAGCCTGATCACCGCCTTGCCTCACAGTGTCGCCGTGATACGCGCCAATGTGCCTGAGTTGAGTGCCGCCCTCAAGGCCTTGGGATTGATAGTGGTCGAATGTGGCGAGCAGGAGCAGGTCATGGCCGATAGTCTCAAGCTGGGGTTGAACACCGTGTTAACGGCCTTTCCGCAGTACGCCGGCGTGGTGATCGCCTTGGCAGACATGCCCTTTATCCAGCCGCAGACCATACAGCACGTCGCAAATGCCTTGGCTCAGCATCCATTGGTACAACCGGTCATGGCAGGCAAACCCGGTCATCCGGTGGGTTTCAGCCGTGCACTGATCCCTGAATTACTCCGGGTGGAAGGCGACCAGGGCGCGCGGGAGGTGGTGCGCGCCCATCAGGCACAGAGCATACACATTGCGTGCGAGGACCCGGGCATCTTCAGGGATATTGATACCCCCGCCGACCTGAAATGA